GCGTAATAATGACGTACTTCACTAATGAAATAGAGTGATCCCGTCACGACGTATGTCCGGTCTATCTCTAATTGATCGAAGAACGCTTCGACCGTCGTTACATTGGCGCCTTCTTGCTTTAACTCATCGAGTGTCCGCGCTCGTGGAAAATCAAATGTCGTTTCATAAATATCCGGTGTAATGCTACGTAACTGCGTAAGCATCGCCGTCCGGTCTTTGTCACGCAAAATCGAACAGAGCAACGTCACGGGTTTTGATTCTTCCTTTAACCGTTCAACAAGTGCCGTGATGCCTTCCGGATTATGTGCACCATCGAGAATGATTCGTGGTTTGCGCGAGATGATCTCAAACCGTCCCGGATGTTTTGCTTCCCGTAATCCTTTTCGGATCGCCGCTTTCGACCATCCGAGTCGTCGCGCACAGATGACGGCATTTGCCGCATTATGGACTTGATGATGACCTTCGAGACCTAAGCGGGTCTCCGGAATCCCATCATATGTCGCCCAGGTCCCCGTCTCTTTTAAGCGGTAACGAATGATCGCTTCCTGACTCCATTTCAACGTCGCATTTCGATCCCCGCAATACGCCATTAACGGCACCGTCAACTCTTCCTGCAGTTTCCCGGCAATGACCGGCGTCCCTTGTTTGATGATGCCGAACTTCTGTAAAGCGATCTCTTGGAGCGTATCTCCGAGAATCGCTTGGTGATCGTGCCCGATCGACGTGATGATCGCTGCGACCGGCTTCTTGAAGACGTTCGTCGAATCATACAACCCACCGAGTCCGACTTCATAGATGACGAAATCGGGACGAATCTGATCAAAATAATAGAAGGCAAGTCCCGTCAATGCCTCGAACTCAGTGACTGTACCAAGTGCTGGATCGATGTGCCCGATGGCCGCTTGAACGGCAATCGCAGCTGTGACGAGATCATCTTCTGCAATCGGGACTCCGTTCAACATGATCCGCTCCTCGAACTGAATGATATATGGCGACGTGAACGTTCCGATTCGTAACCCTTCTGCAATCCCCATCTCACGTAAGAACGCGACCGTCGATCCTTTTCCGTTCGTACCGGCGACATGAATCGTTGGAATCGCATCCGGGTCAATCTGTAATTCCAGTAACATCGCCTGCATCCGTTCAAGACCTGGTTTGACGCCGAATGCTAGTAAGCTCGATAACCAATCCAATACATCTTCTCGCGTCCTCATGCTGTTCGCTCCTTTAAAAAAAGTGGCTCAAGGAGACTTGAGCCACTGCTGTAATTAGTGTGAGAGTTCGTTGATGCGCGCTTCGACAGCTTGACGTTTTTCCGTATAATCAAGTGCCTTCGCTTTTTCTTCATCAATGACATGTGCTGGTGCTTTGCCGACGAAGCCAGGGTTGTTGAGTTTTTTCTCGACCCGTTCGACTTCTTTCGTATACTTGACGAGTTCTTTATTCAAGCGCGCGATTTCTTCCTCGATGTTGATCAAGTCCGCGAGTGGGATGAACAATTCTGCTCCCGTTACGATCGCACTCATCGCTTTTTCTGGCGCCGGCATCTGTTCTTCGATCCGGAGTTCAGACGCGTTCGTGAACTTTTGCAAGTACGAGCTGTTTGACGACAAGTCGTCTTGAACACGTGCGTCATTCGTCGAGATAAACAGTTGGATCTGTTTCGACATCGGTGCGTTCACTTCCGCGCGGATGTTACGAACCGAACGGATGACGTTCTGAACTGCTTCGAATGCTGGAACAGCTTCCGGGAAGTCGAGTGATGCCTCGCGTGTTGGCCATGCAGCACGTGTGATCGTCTCGCCTTCATGCGGTAAGTGTTGCCAGATCTCTTCCGTGATGAACGGCATGAATGGATGCATCAGACGCATGATCCGGTCGAGCGTATAGGCAAGAAACGAACGCGTCGTCTGCTTCGCTGCTTCATCTTCCCCGTTGAGCGGTAATTTCGCCATCTCGATGTACCAGTTACAGAAGTCTTCCCAGATGAAGTGATAGAGAATGCGTCCTGCTTCACCAAACTCATATTTATCCGACAGACGTGTCACATCGTCGATCGTCGTCTGTAAGCGTGTCAGAATCCACTTATCTGCGAGTGACTTCTCGCCTGTCAAATCGATCTGATCAAACGTTAGACCATCCATGTTCATCAAGGCAAAACGGCTTGCGTTCCACAGTTTGTTCGAGAAGTTCCATGTTGCTTCGATTTTTTCCCAGTAGAAGCGGAGGTCGTTCCCTGGCGTCGATCCTGTCGTTAGGAACCAACGAAGTGAATCGGCACCATACTTCTCAATGACATCCATCGGGTCGATTCCGTTCCCGAGGGATTTCGACATCTTGCGTCCTTCCGAATCACGAATCAATCCGTGGATCAAGACGTCTTGGAATGGACGTTGTCCTGTGAATTCGTACGATTGGAAGATCATCCGTGATACCCAGAAAGCGATGATGTCATAACCCGTAACGAGTGTCGACGTAGGGAAGTATTTTTGATAATCCGCTGCGTCCGTGTTCGGCCAGCCCATTGTTGAGAACGGCCAAAGCGCTGACGAGAACCATGTATCGAGAACATCGTTGTCTTGCTCCCAGTTCTCGATATCGGCTGGTGCTTCCTTACCAACATAAACTTCTCCTGTTTCTTTATGGTACCAAGCTGGAATCCGGTGTCCCCACCAGAGTTGACGGCTGACACACCAGTCACGGATGTTTTCCATCCAGCGCACGTACGTGTTTTCAAAGCGTTGTGGAACGAAATTGACCTTGTCTGGTCCTTGTTGCTCCTCGAGTGCTTTTTGCGCAAGTGGTTCCATCTTGACGAACCATTGGAGTGAAAGATACGGCTCAACGATCGCATCTGAACGTTCCGAATGACCGACAGAGTGTAAATGTGGCTCGATTTTGATCAGAACACCTGCTGCTTTTAAATCTTCAACGATTTGTTTCCGGCATTCGAAACGATCCATGCCTTCGTATTTACCGGCGTTCTCGTTCATCGTTCCATCTTCGTTCATGACGAGGACACGTGGTAACTCGTGACGGTTACCGACTTCAAAGTCGTTCGGGTCGTGGGCTGGTGTAATCTTAACGACACCTGTACCGAACTCCATATCGACATAGTCATCGGCAACGATCGGAATCTCGCGACCAACGATTGGTAACGTGATCGTTTTTCCGACGAGGTGAGCATAACGCTCATCCTTCGGGTTCACGGCAATCGCTGTATCACCGAGCATCGTCTCCGGACGTGTCGTCGCTAGTTCAACGTGACCTGAACCGTCCGTTAGTGGATAGCTGAAGTGATAGAACGCACCTTCGATATCCTTGTAGATGACTTCGATATCCGAGATCGCTGTTTTCGTCGCTGGATCCCAGTTAACGATGTATTCGCCGCGGTAGATCAAGCCTTTTTCGTAAAGTTTCACGAAGACTTCTTGAACCGCTTCCGACAATCCTTCGTCAAGCGTGAAACGCTCACGTGAGTAATCGAGTCCAAGACCGAGTTTTGCCCATTGTGCACGAATCGTTGATGCGTACTCTTCTTTCCATGCCCATGATTGCTCGAGGAATTTCTCGCGCCCCATTTCAAGACGTGATTGTCCTTCTGCCCGCAGTTTTTGTTCGACTTTTGCTTGTGTTGCGATACCGGCATGGTCCATTCCCGGTAAGTAAAGGACGTCAAACCCTTGCATCCGCTTCATCCGTGTTAGCATGTCTTGTAACGTCGTGTCCCACGCGTGACCAAGGTGCAATTTACCTGTGACGTTCGGTGGTGGAATGACGATCGTGTACGGCTCTTTTTCTGGATCCTGATCGGCTTTGAAATAGTCACCTTTCACCCAAAAGTCGTACCATTTTTCTTCCGTTGCCTGTGGATCATACTTCGTTGGCATTGATAATTCCTGCATCCTGATCGCTCCCTTTTTGTCCATAATAAAAACGGCTTCTCTCGTCCTATGCTAAGGACGAAAGAAAGCCGTTGCTTTTTTCCGCGGTACCACCTTAGTTCATCCAAAATCGGATGCCCTCGAGCCACGTAACGTGTGGAGGACGGATATCGCTCGTAAGACTCACGATATCAGCTCGTGGGGTGACCTTCCTCCTGTTCGCCCGTCACATCTTTCAGCCAAGGATGTGTTCTCTACACCGGTACGAATACAGGACTACTCTTCCCGTCATCGCTGTTGCCATTTTCTTCTTTACTCATTTTAGCCGAGAGTTCAAGTAATCGTCAAGAACTGCTTAACGACCAAATTCAACTTGGAGTTCTTGGAATGTCAATTCGACGGCTTCGATCGTCTGCTCGATGTCTTCGTCCGTATGGGCGATCGACAGGAAGAGACCTTCGAATTGTGACGGTGGTAAGAAGACACCACGCGCCGCCATCTTTTGATAATACGAACGGAACATCTCAAGGTTCGACGTTTTCGC
This region of Exiguobacterium acetylicum DSM 20416 genomic DNA includes:
- a CDS encoding bifunctional folylpolyglutamate synthase/dihydrofolate synthase — encoded protein: MRTREDVLDWLSSLLAFGVKPGLERMQAMLLELQIDPDAIPTIHVAGTNGKGSTVAFLREMGIAEGLRIGTFTSPYIIQFEERIMLNGVPIAEDDLVTAAIAVQAAIGHIDPALGTVTEFEALTGLAFYYFDQIRPDFVIYEVGLGGLYDSTNVFKKPVAAIITSIGHDHQAILGDTLQEIALQKFGIIKQGTPVIAGKLQEELTVPLMAYCGDRNATLKWSQEAIIRYRLKETGTWATYDGIPETRLGLEGHHQVHNAANAVICARRLGWSKAAIRKGLREAKHPGRFEIISRKPRIILDGAHNPEGITALVERLKEESKPVTLLCSILRDKDRTAMLTQLRSITPDIYETTFDFPRARTLDELKQEGANVTTVEAFFDQLEIDRTYVVTGSLYFISEVRHYYASIFTK
- a CDS encoding valine--tRNA ligase, which encodes MQELSMPTKYDPQATEEKWYDFWVKGDYFKADQDPEKEPYTIVIPPPNVTGKLHLGHAWDTTLQDMLTRMKRMQGFDVLYLPGMDHAGIATQAKVEQKLRAEGQSRLEMGREKFLEQSWAWKEEYASTIRAQWAKLGLGLDYSRERFTLDEGLSEAVQEVFVKLYEKGLIYRGEYIVNWDPATKTAISDIEVIYKDIEGAFYHFSYPLTDGSGHVELATTRPETMLGDTAIAVNPKDERYAHLVGKTITLPIVGREIPIVADDYVDMEFGTGVVKITPAHDPNDFEVGNRHELPRVLVMNEDGTMNENAGKYEGMDRFECRKQIVEDLKAAGVLIKIEPHLHSVGHSERSDAIVEPYLSLQWFVKMEPLAQKALEEQQGPDKVNFVPQRFENTYVRWMENIRDWCVSRQLWWGHRIPAWYHKETGEVYVGKEAPADIENWEQDNDVLDTWFSSALWPFSTMGWPNTDAADYQKYFPTSTLVTGYDIIAFWVSRMIFQSYEFTGQRPFQDVLIHGLIRDSEGRKMSKSLGNGIDPMDVIEKYGADSLRWFLTTGSTPGNDLRFYWEKIEATWNFSNKLWNASRFALMNMDGLTFDQIDLTGEKSLADKWILTRLQTTIDDVTRLSDKYEFGEAGRILYHFIWEDFCNWYIEMAKLPLNGEDEAAKQTTRSFLAYTLDRIMRLMHPFMPFITEEIWQHLPHEGETITRAAWPTREASLDFPEAVPAFEAVQNVIRSVRNIRAEVNAPMSKQIQLFISTNDARVQDDLSSNSSYLQKFTNASELRIEEQMPAPEKAMSAIVTGAELFIPLADLINIEEEIARLNKELVKYTKEVERVEKKLNNPGFVGKAPAHVIDEEKAKALDYTEKRQAVEARINELSH